The following proteins are co-located in the Enoplosus armatus isolate fEnoArm2 chromosome 8, fEnoArm2.hap1, whole genome shotgun sequence genome:
- the mfsd4ab gene encoding major facilitator superfamily domain-containing protein 4B, whose protein sequence is MFVDERIVTLFKRNAHHTLTYWSVFFSFGLCIAFLGPTILDLQCQTNSTLSEITWVFFSQQFCLLIGSSIGGVFKRTLFSALAALFVSALIISVIFAIIPLCNNVLVLAIAMAVSGFAMGIIDTIANIQLVTIYQRDSAVFLQALHFFIGFGALVSPLIADPFLSETGCMNHTGNGTEIMHHFRNMLRNSPIAEHNITQSHLPHEGGEEESSVHYAFWIMALINLPVPIAVLFLMYREQLIPCCPSGTPRLLDKDELAMENQQGAEGPDVEQKEHEAGGHGDIFSCCQNDNLRGLPVSFFMIHILGGMVLFMTDGIVGAYAGFVYTYGVASPMSLPHKTAGYLASIFWAAITAGRLLSIPLSYRFQPVRLLMFNLAGAIVTVLMLLIFYTSSVFLFVGTCLCGLFLSSIFPCMLAYTEDILDYQGCATSVLVTSAGMGEMVMQVLVGSIIQTEGSYSFLLCGMIIACIGFILFIGLLLFHRMHRNYLTGTTKKSAMVEEPATEQSGSAKTEQTEEKESS, encoded by the exons ATGTTTGTGGATGAGCGGATCGTAACTCTGTTCAAAAGGAATGCCCATCACACACTGACCTACTGGAGTGTTTTCTTCAGCTTTGGACTCTGCATTGCTTTCCTTGGACCAACAATTTTGGACTTGCAATGTCAAACAAACTCAACACTTAGCGAGATTACCTGGGTGTTCTTTTCCCAGCAGTTCTGCTTGTTAATTGGCAGTTCTATTGGTGGTGTTTTCAAGAGGAC GTTGTTCAGTGCTCTAGCTGCCCTATTTGTCTCTGCACTCATCATCTCTGTAATATTTGCCATCATCCCTCTGTGCAATAATGTTCTCGTGCTTGCCATCGCCATGGCTGTGTCTGGGTTTGCAATGGGCATTATTGACACCATCGCTAACATCCAACTGGTGACCATCTACCAGAGGGACTCGGCTGTTTTCTTACAG GCTCTTCATTTCTTCATTGGGTTTGGAGCCCTGGTGAGCCCACTGATTGCAGATCCTTTCCTCTCTGAGACGGGCTGCATGAATCACACTGGGAATGGGACTGAGATCATGCATCATTTCAGGAACATGCTGAGAAACAGTCCGATTGCAGAGCACAACATAACTCAGAGCCACCTGCCCcatgagggaggagaagaggagtcCAGCGTGCACTATGCCTTCTGGATCATGGCGCTCATTAAT CTGCCCGTGCCCATTGCAGTCCTGTTCCTGATGTATCGGGAGCAGCTTATCCCATGTTGCCCCAGCGGCACTCCTCGTCTTCTGGACAAAGATGAACTAGCCATGGAGAACCAGCAGGGGGCTGAGGGCCCGGACGTGGAGCAGAAAGAACATGAAGCTGGAG GTCATGGGGATATCTTTAGCTGCTGTCAGAATGATAACCTGCGCGGGCTGCCAGTATCCTTCTTTATGATTCATATCCTTGGTGGGATGGTGCTCTTCATGACCGATGGTATTGTG GGGGCATATGCCGGCTTTGTGTATACCTACGGTGTGGCATCACCTATGTCACTGCCTCATAAGACAGCGGGTTACCTGGCCAGTATCTTTTGGGCAGCGATCACTGCGGGACGTCTGTTATCCATCCCTCTCTCGTACCGTTTCCAGCCTGTGAGACTGCTCATGTTCAACCTG gcAGGTGCTATTGTTACTGTGTTGATGCTGCTTATTTTCTACACCAGCAGCGTCTTTCTGTTTGTCGGGACCTGTTTATGTGGGCTTTTCCTCAGCAGCATATTCCCCTGTATGCTAGCTTATACTGAGGACATCCTTGATTATCAGG GATGTGCAACATCAGTCCTGGTGACGAGTGCAGGGATGGGAGAGATGGTAATGCAGGTTCTGGTTGGCTCA ATTATCCAGACTGAAGGCAGTTacagcttcctgctgtgtgGAATGATAATTGCCTGCATTGGTTTTATCCTATTCATTGGTCTCCTGCTGTTCCATCGAATGCACAGAAATTACCTCACAG GAACAACGAAAAAGTCAGCCATGGTGGAGGAACcagcaacagagcagagtggaTCTGccaaaacagaacagacagaggagaaagagagcagctga
- the LOC139288551 gene encoding CMRF35-like molecule 3: MRTSEIFFNAPVLCLFWLTKNAVDSVQLSAPEVVTAAYGGSVTVSCQYDHHFREYTKYWCKGPIYELCTIVVKTPKKRHSDRSSIEDDKEAGVFTVTMTSLRESDKDMYWCVIARAGKNIYTGVRLRLSQTVITTTATTTPANSLLTQDEISWWATLRWILFILMLCCLVSTHIVVWRIKTARKIGTQQFQHQNSNIYE, from the exons ATGAGAACCTCAGAGATCTTCTTTAATG CTCCagttctctgtctcttctggcTAACAAAGAATGCCGTGGACTCGGTTCAACTGTCAGCTCCAGAGGTGGTAACAGCGGCATACGGAGGTTCTGTGACCGTCTCTTGTCAGTACGACCATCACTTCAGAGAATACACGAAGTACTGGTGCAAAGGGCCGATATATGAGCTGTGTACCATAGTGGTGAAAACACCCAAGAAACGACACAGTGACAGAAGCTCCATTGAAGATGATAAGGAGGCAGGTGTCTTCACTGTAACTATGACTTCTCTCAGAGAAAGTGATAAGGATATGTACTGGTGTGTCATCGCCAGAGCTGGAAAGAACATCTACACTGGTGTCAGACTCCGCCTCTCCCAGACAG TGATAACaaccaccgccaccaccacaCCAGCCAATTCACTGTTGACACAAGATGAAATAAG TTGGTGGGCGACTCTACGTTGGATCCTCTTTATTTTAATGCTGTGTTGTTTGGTATCAACACATATCGTTGTGTGGAGGATAAAGACTGCCAGGAAGATAGGGACGCAACAATTTCAACACCAAAACTCGAACATCTATGAGTGA
- the LOC139289343 gene encoding acidic mammalian chitinase-like, whose amino-acid sequence MGKVLFVTALALLLQAQLGSSFILSCYFTNWAQYRPPPTIYMPNDVDPCLCTHLLYAFATIKNNHLATYEWNDVELYSQFNALKNQNGNLKTLLSVGGWNFGSQGFSQMVLSSANRQTFIKSVISFLRKYEFDGLDIDWEYPANRGGSPEDKQYYSVFLEELRAAFENEAKQTNRARLLMSAAVAAGKSNIDSAYQVPKLGQSLDMINVMTYDFHGSWDPMTGECSPLFRGPEDHGGYIYFNVDYAMSYWKSLGAPAEKLIVGFPTYGNTFTLRNPANHGVGAPIAGAGTPGKYTQEAGELAYFEICGFLKDGATEVWNQAQDVPYAYKGNQWVGYDNIKSFQVKVDWLKKSEYGGAMVWTIDMDDYMGTFCNQGKYPLINVLKKGLNLEQASCAPPATRLPPIAGVSTTTGGSSSGGSSSGGSSSGGSSSGGSSSGGSSSGGDSGTSGMDSGFCAGKTSGMYPDPKNKNQFYNCSDGRTYMENCASGLVFDTSCSCCNWS is encoded by the exons ATGGGCAAAGTACTGTTTGTGACGG CTCtggccctgctgctgcaggcgCAGCTTG gCTCATCCTTCATACTGTCATGCTACTTCACAAACTGGGCGCAGTACAGACCACCTCCAACCATTTACATGCCCAATGACGTCGACCCATGCCTGTGTACACATCTCCTGTATGCCTTCGCCACCATTAAGAACAACCACCTGGCCACCTATGAGTGGAATGATGTGGAGCTTTACAGTCAGTTCAACGCCCTGAAGAACCA GAATGGCAACCTGAAGACTCTTCTGTCTGTTGGAGGATGGAACTTTGGCTCCCAGGG ATTTTCACAAATGGTGTTGAGCTCTGCCAACCGTCAGACCTTCATCAAGTCAGTCATTTCATTCCTGAGGAAGTATGAGTTTGATGGGCTTGACATTGACTGGGAGTATCCAGCCAACAGAGGAGGCTCTCCTGAGGACAAGCAGTACTACTCTGTTTTCCTGGAG GAACTGAGAGCTGCCTTTGAGAATGAGGCCAAGCAGACCAACAGGGCTCGTCTTCTGATGTCTGCTGCGGTGGCAGCTGGAAAGAGCAACATTGATAGTGCTTATCAGGTTCCCAAGCTTGGCCA GTCCCTGGATATGATCAACGTCATGACATATGACTTCCATGGCTCTTGGGACCCCATGACTGGCGAGTGCAGTCCCCTGTTCCGAGGCCCAGAGGACCACGGTGGCTACATCTATTTCAATGTG GACTATGCCATGAGCTACTGGAAGAGCCTGGGAGCCCCAGCTGAGAAGCTGATTGTTGGTTTCCCTACATATGGCAACACATTCACTCTTAGGAACCCTGCTAACCATGGTGTTGGAGCCCCTATTGCTGGTGCTGGAACTCCAGGAAAGTACACACAAGAGGCTGGAGAACTTGCTTACTTTGAG ATCTGCGGCTTTTTGAAAGATGGAGCAACTGAGGTTTGGAACCAGGCCCAGGATGTGCCATATGCCTACAAGGGAAACCAATGGGTGGGCTATGACAACATCAAGAGCTTCCAGGTCAAG GTTGACTGGCTGAAAAAGAGTGAGTATGGAGGCGCCATGGTATGGACCATTGACATGGATGACTACATGGGCACTTTCTGTAACCAGGGGAAATACCCACTGATTAATGTTCTCAAAAAGGGCCTTAATCTGGAGCAAGCAT CCTGTGCCCCACCTGCCACCCGACTTCCTCCAATCGCCGGAGTAAGCACGACTACTGGAGGCAGCTCCAGTGGAGGCAGCTCCAGTGGTGGCAGCTCCAGTGGAGGCAGCTCCAGTGGTGGAAGCTCCAGTGGTGGCAGCTCCTCTGGTGGGGACTCAGGCACCAGCGGCATGGACAGCGGGTTCTGCGCTGGAAAGACCAGCGGCATGTACCCCGACCCAAAAAACAAGAACCAATTCTACAACTGCAGCGATGGCAGAACCTACATGGAGAACTGTGCCTCTGGTCTGGTCTTTGACACTTCCTGCTCTTGTTGCAACTGGTCCTAA